The following proteins are co-located in the Triticum aestivum cultivar Chinese Spring chromosome 1A, IWGSC CS RefSeq v2.1, whole genome shotgun sequence genome:
- the LOC123186385 gene encoding uncharacterized protein — protein METPGEQGLELVDTVSVPQKGFVRKQNLDITEYSEPVVFDLADPPVYAVDQQGVAYEGQSSSYIAAVGPAVLTQESRSVLNPKLKEVVEEEQVGYDGSYACSSEGSEGQYDSDMGDLRPNYNEEMHDVEDMEMEEGNRQREEEVQEQHEEETEDEESEEELEDEEQVHYEGDTEVEELFELEDDDPIVPEEEEKIYVPAKKKQKLQVRRGPTTRSHSSVLEEVQPDWKPSSDEEDDSLLKDSEDDGFEPLAFVLPQKRKSRAKKRPARVWYNEDLEQPHQQLKLHMCFKDQHQFRDALLSLHITQCRDFKYHRNSDQRIIVHCKNEHCKFCIVAAVIKGENTFVIKKMRIQHTCPSSTETSRVSAKWLAKQYEPLFRSDVSTSIHTLIDACMEKYGVDVPKAMAYRAKNLAVEAVLGDHRKQYPRLRDYAQTVMDTNPGSRVIVTTVTPKATEKIPHPGPRFHAMFYCINGAREGFLQGCRPFIGIDGCFIKLTTGAQILAATGRDGNNNIYPLAFGIVGQEDKANWCWFLHQLKICLGGEVGQYGPYTIMSDRQKGLLYAVNRVFPNSHQRFCLRHIYANFQNAGFRGEDLKKCMDNASYAYNEHKFNKAMDDLKAESVEAWQWLSAIPKKTWARHAFDTNSKTDLVVNNLSEVFNKYILDHRKKPIRTMCDGIKDKQMVRWHRNRESGREARWEITPHYSEKLEIEKERARYCKPIQAGVNLWQVTSGEQTHAVNLEVETCGCRKWDLSGIPCNHAISAINKAKRFPEDFVSKFFKKPYYLAAYEPMIYPVPGEHDWTKTPGPDIEPPAFKVKKGRRKEKRIKGKFEVPKPKSTSRMGTITCSNCGLQGHKYTNCLKQLKPELALRKNKHVISCTNN, from the exons ATGGAGACCCCAGGAGAGCAGGGCTTGGAATTGGTTGATA CTGTCAGTGTACCACAGAAGGGTTTTGTACGGAAGCAAAATTTAGATATAACTGAATATTCTGAGCCTGTTGTTTTTGATCTTGCCGATCCTCCTGTTTATGCTGTTGATCAGCAAGGTGTTGCTTATGAAGGTCAGAGTAGCAGTTATATTGCAGCTGTAGGCCCTGCTGTTTTAACACAAGAGAGCAGGAGTGTTCTAAATCCCAAGTTAAAAGAAGTTGTGGAAGAAGAACAAGTTGGCTATGATGGCAGTTATGCATGTTCATCTGAAGGATCTGAAGGGCAGTATGATAGTGACATGGGGGATTTAAGGCCTAACTATAATGAGGAAATGCATGATGTTGAAGACATGGAGATGGAAGAGGGAAATAGACAGAGAGAGGAAGAAgtacaagagcaacatgaggaagaaacagaggatgaAGAATCAGAAGAAGAATTAGAGGATGAAGAACAAgtgcattatgagggtgacacagAGGTAGAGGAATTATTTGAGTTGGAGGATGATGACCCTATTGTTCCAGAAGAGGAGGAAAAAATATATgtgccagcaaagaagaagcagaagttgCAAGTAAGGAGGGGACCAACAACAAGGTCACATTCCAGTGTTTTAGAAGAAGTGCAACCTGATTGGAAAccatcatcagatgaagaagatgataGTTTATTGAAGGACAGTGAAGATGATGGGTTTGAGCCACTAGCATTTGTGCTACCTCAAAAAAGGAAGAGTAGGGCAAAGAAGAGGCCAGCTAGAGTATGGTACAATGAGGATTTGGAACAACCACACCAACAACTAAAACTGCATATGTGCTTCAAAGATCAACATCAATTCAGAGATGCTCTGTTGAGCTTGCACATCACTCAGTGCAGAGACTTCAAGTATCACAGGAACTCAGATCAGAGGATCATTGTGCATTGCAAGAATGAACATTGTAAGTTCTGCATTGTGGCAGCTGTTATAAAAGGGGAAAACACTTTTGTAATTAAGAAGATGAGGATACAACACACCTGCCCTAGTTCTACTGAAACAAGCAGGGTAAGTGCAAAGTGGCTTGCAAAGCAATATGAGCCACTATTCAGATCTGATGTCAGTACTAGCATACATACACTTATTGATGCCTGCATGGAAAAGTATGGTGTGGATGTGCCCAAGGCTATGGCATATAGGGCAAAAAACTTAGCTGTTGAGGCTGTGTTGGGAGATCATAGGAAGCAATACCCAAGGCTGAGAGACTATGCTCAGACTGTGATGgatacaaaccctgggagtagagtTATAGTCACCACTGTAACTCCAAAAGCCACTGAAAAAATCCCACATCCAGGACCAagattccatgccatgttttactgcatcaatggagcaagggagggattTCTACAGGGCTGTAGACCATTCATTG GTATTGATGGATGTTTTATCAAGCTGACCACTGGTGCACAAATCcttgctgccactggtagagatggcaaTAACAACATATACCCACTGGCATTTGGCATTGTTGGACAAGAGGACAAAGCAAACTGGTGCTGGTTTCTACACCAACTGAAGATTTGTCTTGGAGGAGAAGTTGGACAGTATGGTCCATATACTATAATGTCAGACAGACAGAAG GGGCTATTATATGCAGTGAATAGAGTTTTTCCTAACAGTCATCAAAGATTCTGCTTAAGACACATATATGCAAACTTCCAGAATGCTGGCTTTAGGGGGGAGGACCTTAAGAAGTGCATGGATAATGCCAGTTATGCATATAATGAACACAAATTTAATAAAGCAATGGATGATCTCAAAGCTGAGAGTGTGGAAGCTTGGCAGTGGCTTAGTGCAATACCCAAGAAAACATGGGCTaggcatgcatttgacacaaaTAGCAAGACTGACTTGGTTGTCAACAATTTGTCAGAGGTGTTTAACAAGTACATCCTAGATCATAGGAAAAAACCAATAAGAACTATGTGTGATGGCATAAAGGATAAGCAGATGGTTAGGTGGCACAGGAATAGAGAGAGTGGAAGGGAAGCTAGATGGGAGATCACACCACATTACAGTGAGAAGTTGGAGATTGAAAAGGAAAGGGCCAGGTACTGCAAACCCATTCAAGCAGGTGTTAACTTGTGGCAAGTAACTAGTGGTGAGCAAACACATGCTGTCAATTTGGAAGTTGAAACCTGTGGTTGCAGAAAGTGGGACCTCAGTGGCATCCCATGtaaccatgccatctcagcaatCAACAAGGCAAAAAGGTTTCCAGAGGACTTTGTAAGCAAATTCTTCAAGAAACCATATTATTTGGCAGCATATGAACCAATGATATATCCTGTCCCTGGTGAGCATGACTGGACAAAGACCCCAGGTCCAGACATAGAACCACCAGCATTTAAAGtgaagaaaggaagaaggaaaGAGAAGAGAATAAAGGGAAAATTTGAAGTTCCAAAGCCAAAGTCCACCTCAAGAATGGGGACAATAACTTGTAGCAATTGTGGATTACAAGGGCATAAATACACAAACTGCCTTAAACAGTTGAAACCTGAGTTGGCCTTAAGAAAGAACAAACATGTG ATCTCCTGCACCAACAACTAG
- the LOC123137622 gene encoding transcription factor MYB77-like, whose translation MHNPRGSRSRQTETDAAREGRGGMPDGGGGSDGAGAGAGRIKGSWSPEEDELLRDAVARHGARNWTVISAEIPGRTGKSCRLRWCNQLSPGVHRRAFTPDEDRLIFDLHSKHGNKWATIARKLVGRTDNSVKNHWNSTLRKRRRAAAAAATAGNAAGGPAFAPASAMSFQSVDLTKGGEDDYDDDDGDSDSDGSVEPPASAKRPRVDVVPPAVKVDDRAPPPDPPTSLSLSLPGTGVGAVIPPTPPAPVPAPAPAKEPWMESARAMLEQNPWFMEAMKRMVEDEVRRQMGSVCSIMASLGRAGAAAATLPTARVDRSETHPAGGRDQRTDG comes from the coding sequence ATGCACAACCCCCGCGGCAGCCGCAGCCGACAGACCGAGACCGACGCGGCTAGAGAGGGGAGAGGAGGCATGCCGGACGGCGGGGGCGGGTCGGATGGCGCGGGCGCGGGGGCGGGGAGGATCAAGGGGTCGTGGAGCCCCGAGGAGGACGAGCTGCTGCGCGACGCCGTGGCGCGCCACGGGGCCCGGAACTGGACCGTCATCAGCGCCGAGATCCCCGGCCGGACGGGCAAGTCCTGCCGCCTGCGCTGGTGCAACCAGCTCAGCCCCGGGGTGCAccgccgcgccttcacccccgacgAGGACCGCCTCATCTTCGACCTCCACAGCAAGCACGGCAACAAGTGGGCCACCATCGCGCGCAAGCTCGTCGGCCGCACCGACAACTCCGTCAAGAACCACTGGAACTCCACGCTCCGGAAGCGCCGCAgggcggccgcggccgccgccaccgccggcaacGCGGCGGGCGGGCCCGCCTTCGCGCCCGCCTCTGCCATGTCGTTCCAATCTGTGGATCTCACCAAGGGCGGGGAGGACGactacgacgacgacgacggcgacagcGACAGCGACGGCTCGGTGGAACCGCCCGCCAGCGCCAAGCGGCCCCGCGTGGACGTCGTCCCTCCCGCGGTGAAGGTGGACGACCGggcgccgccgcccgacccgcccACGTCGCTGTCGCTCAGCCTGCCGGGAACCGGGGTCGGCGCCGTCATCCCGCCGACTCCCCCGGCGCCGGTGCCAGCGCCAGCGCCGGCGAAGGAGCCCTGGATGGAGAGCGCGAGGGCGATGCTGGAGCAGAACCCGTGGTTCATGGAGGCGATGAAGCGGATGGTCGAAGACGAGGTGCGGCGGCAAATGGGCAGCGTGTGCTCCATCATGGCGTCCCTGGGcagggccggcgcggcggcggccaccCTGCCGACGGCCAGGGTCGACCGATCAGAAACGCACCCGGCAGGCGGTCGAGACCAACGGACGGACGGATAG